GTGCGCTGGCCGAGGTCTACGCCAGCCAGGACGCCCGCGACCGGTTCGTGGCCGACTTCGTCGCGGCCTGGACCAAGGTGATGGAGCTGGACCGGTTCGACCTGGCCTGATCCGGCGGCGCCCGGCCGGTCCGCCGATGACCGGCCGGGCGCCGAACCCGGAGTTTGACCGGTGATCGGCCGGATGCGCGCGGTCAAGGACCAGGACCTGCTCGACCTGGCGCAGCGGTGCCATCCGCAGACGTTGTCGCCGCAGGTGCCGGCCGCCGGCTGGTCATCGCGCCCCGGCACCGCCGAGGATCGCCGCAACGGCCGACTGGCCCTTGGCCCGTGCGTGCGCGAGCGGGGTGACACCGGAGTGGTCGGCGAGGTTCACATCCGCACCGGCCTCGATCAGGATCCGCACGATCTCCTGGTGGGCGGGCCCGCCGTCGCCGAGGATGACGGCTTCGAGCAGGGCCGTCCACCCGGGATTGTTGACGTGGTCGACGTCGATCCCGATTCCCGAGGCGAGCCGCACGTACTCGACGTGACCGCGTTCGGCCGCGGGGATCAGCGACGTGCCGCCGAAGCGGTTGGTGATGGTGAGATCCGGCCGAGCGGACAGCAGCGCCCGCGCCATCGCCACGCTGCCAGTCACGCCGGTGACCAGCCACGGGGTGTCGTGCCGCTGGTCGAGCGCGTCCGGGTCCGCCCCGGCGGCGACCAGCAGCGACGCCACCTCGACCCGGTCGGCGGTGGCGGCGAGCAGCAGCGGGGTGCGGCCCGCCTCGTCACGGACCTCCAGGTCGCTGCCCGCCGCGATGGCCGCGCGGACCACGTTCGTGTCACCGCGTTCGGCGGCGGCCAGCAGGTCGGCGGCCGGTACCGGGGCCGGGTTCGGGTTCGGGGACGGCTGGCTCTCCATCGGGACTCCGGTGGGCTGGGGGCCCGGCGCCTGGGATGAGCAGGCGCCGAGCACGAGGGCGGTGACGAGGGCTGTGACGGCCGCCCTGGCACCGGCGCGCATCAGCGGATGGCCTTCAGGCCCGCGTTCGCGAACTGCTCGTCCAGGTCACCGCTGGGCGCACCGCCCACGCCGATCGCGGCGATCGGGCCGCCGTCGGCGACCACCGGCACCCCACCGGCCAGGAACAGCGTGCCCGGGATGTCCCGCACGCTCGGGCCGTTGCCCTGCGCGTTCTTGGCCAGCGCGGAGGTCGGCTGGCCGAAGGAGACCGCGGTGAAGGCCTTGCGCTTGGCGGACTCCTCGGTCTGCGGGCCCGCGCCGTCGCCCTTGAGCAGCGCGCGCACCGAGCCCGAGCGGTCCAGCACGGCCACGGTGACCCGCTGGCCGTTCTGCTCGGCGGCGTCCAGCGTGGCCTGTGCGGCGCGGATCGCCGCGTCCACGCTGAGCGTGCCGGTCCGCACGACGTTCTGTTCGGCGGCGGGCTGGGGCGCCTGCTCTCCCTGCGCCTGCGCCACGCCGAAACCGGTGGCGATCGCGACGGTCGCCACACCGGCGGTCATGCCGAGTGCGAGCCGGGTGCGCGAGGTGGTTGTTTTCATCGGATGTCCCTTCGTCCGGCGGGTTTTTCCCGCTCTGCCAACACTTTCCCGCGTCGCGGGCCCCGGTGGATCGGGAGCGGGTCGCGTGGTTCGGCGTCGTCCGGGCGACCCGGGCATCATCCGGACGATTGATGCGGCACGGCTGGCCCGTGCTTACGATCACCGGGTCGAGCGGAGGGAGGGAACGGACATGGCAGTGGTCGTGACGGCCGGTGTGCGCAGCGCACGGCTCGACGCCGCCATGCACGCCGGCTTCTTCCTCCTGCTCGCCGCTTCGGTGGCGAGGTTCGTCAGCGCGCACGGCCTGCACGGCGCCACCCCGCTGATCCTCGGTCTCACCGGCGGGCTCGCGGTCGTCTACGCCGCCGGGATGCTGCTGTGGGCCGGTCTCGGCCGGTGGCGGCAGGCCTGGCTGGCGCTGGTGATCGCGGTCTGGCTGGCGCTGGTGGTGGCCGCGCCGAGCTTCGCCTGGTGCTCGGTCCCGCTGTTCTTCGTGTGCCTGCGGTTGCTGCGGCCGCGTGTGGTGATCGTGGTGGCCGTGCTGCTCACCGTCGTGGTGATCCTCGCCCAGTTGCGCATCGCCAGCGGCTTCGACCTCGGCCTGGTGCTCGCCCCGATCGCGGTCGCGCTGATGGCCACGGTCACCTTCCTGCAGCTCGACCGGGCCAGGGCGGAGCAGCAGGAACTCGCCGCCGACCTGCTGCGCACCCGCGACGACCTGGCGGAGAGCCAGCGGGTGGCCGGGGTGGTGGAGGAACGCGAGCGGCTGGCCAGGGAGATCCACGACACCCTCGCCCAGGGCCTGTCCAGCATGCGGATGCTGCTGCAGGCGGCGTTGCGGTCGTGGTCGGCGGAACCGGAGGTGGCCCGCGGGCACGTCAC
The genomic region above belongs to Amycolatopsis sp. YIM 10 and contains:
- a CDS encoding ankyrin repeat domain-containing protein — encoded protein: MESQPSPNPNPAPVPAADLLAAAERGDTNVVRAAIAAGSDLEVRDEAGRTPLLLAATADRVEVASLLVAAGADPDALDQRHDTPWLVTGVTGSVAMARALLSARPDLTITNRFGGTSLIPAAERGHVEYVRLASGIGIDVDHVNNPGWTALLEAVILGDGGPAHQEIVRILIEAGADVNLADHSGVTPLAHARAKGQSAVAAILGGAGAR
- a CDS encoding heme-binding protein; its protein translation is MKTTTSRTRLALGMTAGVATVAIATGFGVAQAQGEQAPQPAAEQNVVRTGTLSVDAAIRAAQATLDAAEQNGQRVTVAVLDRSGSVRALLKGDGAGPQTEESAKRKAFTAVSFGQPTSALAKNAQGNGPSVRDIPGTLFLAGGVPVVADGGPIAAIGVGGAPSGDLDEQFANAGLKAIR
- a CDS encoding sensor histidine kinase — translated: MAVVVTAGVRSARLDAAMHAGFFLLLAASVARFVSAHGLHGATPLILGLTGGLAVVYAAGMLLWAGLGRWRQAWLALVIAVWLALVVAAPSFAWCSVPLFFVCLRLLRPRVVIVVAVLLTVVVILAQLRIASGFDLGLVLAPIAVALMATVTFLQLDRARAEQQELAADLLRTRDDLAESQRVAGVVEERERLAREIHDTLAQGLSSMRMLLQAALRSWSAEPEVARGHVTRAVEAAGDNLAEARRFVRDLSSPRLDGSDLAGTLAELAEQAGSAGGPVIRFTTSGTPHALDPRVEAGLLRVAQGALANVTEHAGAAEAAVTLTYLGDEVVLDVRDDGSGFDPDAVRAAPGRGYGLRMMAERVAALGGSLVVESAPGKGTALAVTAPAGEAR